A part of Melittangium boletus DSM 14713 genomic DNA contains:
- a CDS encoding NUDIX hydrolase produces the protein MKPTLTTLIYCIQGDQVLLAQRKSKPFQGMWVAPGGKIEPLESPRECALRELREETGLDAKELTLRGIVTEVSGRPDWQWMIFIYVTRDFSGELLGDPREGTLRWWPIHEVKPPAIPESDAIFFPRLLEPGPTVYEARYEYDMDLRLVRVNDKTP, from the coding sequence TTGAAGCCGACCCTGACCACGTTGATTTACTGCATCCAGGGCGACCAGGTGTTGCTGGCCCAGCGCAAGTCCAAACCCTTCCAGGGGATGTGGGTCGCTCCCGGTGGGAAGATCGAGCCCCTGGAGTCACCCCGCGAGTGCGCGTTGCGCGAGCTGCGGGAGGAAACGGGACTGGACGCGAAGGAGCTGACCCTGCGGGGCATCGTGACCGAGGTGTCCGGCCGTCCCGATTGGCAGTGGATGATCTTCATCTACGTGACGAGAGACTTCTCTGGAGAGCTTCTCGGGGACCCGCGCGAGGGAACCTTGCGCTGGTGGCCCATCCACGAGGTGAAGCCGCCCGCCATTCCGGAGTCGGATGCCATCTTCTTTCCGCGGCTCCTCGAGCCTGGACCCACGGTGTATGAAGCACGTTACGAGTACGACATGGACTTGCGGCTCGTTCGTGTGAATGACAAGACGCCTTAG
- a CDS encoding MATE family efflux transporter — MSKLNSRREEFFKLWKLALPIAIAHAGQALMGFVDTAVVGRTGTDALAAVGLSTAIFFAVSSFASGLLMGVDPLLTQNVGAGNLSRARVIFWQGSYLAIAVGVILAVPLMLLPTVLASLGVDFAELPLVHDYLLWRAPSLPLLLLFMVARSYLQAVGRTGALVVATVAANIFNLGANLLLVFGGAELPAAFGPLREIPALGVTGSALSTLLCCVLQSAIVAWAVRRVDVPGGKPSSKLVREDVLQALRVGFPIGLHIAAEVGIFSLAGVLARGLGAESMSAHQIAITYASISFTVALGIGNAGCVRVGWAVGAFNTQQARQSGFMAFASGTAFMSLCALVFAFFPLPLALFVGAPREVLPLVLPLLMVSAVFQISDGLQAVGAGVLRGVGETRFPLVANMVGHYLVGLPVALLLGFRMGYGVLGIWWGLCIGLTAVAVTLFWRFERLSAGTLRPLNT; from the coding sequence ATGTCGAAGCTCAACAGCCGCCGCGAGGAGTTCTTCAAGCTCTGGAAACTCGCCCTCCCCATTGCCATTGCCCACGCGGGTCAGGCGCTCATGGGGTTCGTGGATACCGCGGTGGTGGGGCGCACTGGCACGGATGCACTCGCCGCCGTGGGTTTGTCCACCGCGATTTTCTTCGCGGTCTCCAGTTTCGCCTCTGGATTGTTGATGGGGGTGGATCCTCTGCTCACCCAGAACGTGGGGGCGGGCAATCTCTCGCGGGCCCGGGTCATCTTCTGGCAGGGCAGCTACCTGGCAATCGCCGTTGGAGTGATCCTGGCGGTGCCGCTGATGCTGTTGCCGACGGTGCTGGCCTCCCTGGGCGTTGATTTCGCCGAGCTCCCACTGGTCCATGACTATCTTCTGTGGCGTGCGCCGAGCCTGCCCTTGCTCTTGCTGTTCATGGTCGCACGCTCCTACTTGCAGGCGGTGGGGCGCACCGGAGCCTTGGTGGTGGCCACGGTGGCGGCCAATATCTTCAATCTGGGGGCGAATCTCCTGCTCGTCTTCGGTGGGGCGGAGCTGCCGGCCGCTTTCGGGCCACTGCGAGAGATTCCTGCCCTGGGCGTGACGGGATCGGCCCTGTCCACGCTGCTGTGCTGTGTGTTGCAGTCGGCCATCGTGGCCTGGGCGGTGCGCCGGGTGGATGTTCCGGGAGGCAAACCCTCGAGCAAGCTGGTGCGCGAAGACGTGCTCCAAGCCCTGCGCGTGGGATTTCCCATTGGACTGCACATCGCGGCCGAGGTGGGCATTTTCTCCCTGGCGGGAGTGCTCGCTCGTGGACTGGGCGCGGAGAGCATGAGCGCCCACCAGATCGCCATTACCTATGCCAGCATTTCCTTCACGGTGGCGCTGGGTATTGGCAACGCGGGCTGCGTGCGCGTGGGCTGGGCGGTGGGGGCTTTCAATACGCAGCAGGCCCGCCAAAGTGGATTCATGGCCTTCGCCAGTGGTACGGCCTTCATGAGCCTGTGTGCCTTGGTGTTCGCCTTCTTCCCCTTGCCATTGGCCCTGTTCGTGGGAGCCCCGCGAGAGGTGCTGCCGCTGGTGCTGCCTCTGCTCATGGTGAGCGCCGTCTTCCAGATTTCCGATGGTTTGCAGGCCGTGGGGGCGGGCGTGCTGCGAGGCGTGGGAGAGACGCGTTTTCCCCTCGTGGCCAACATGGTGGGGCATTACCTGGTGGGGCTGCCCGTGGCGCTGCTGCTGGGCTTCCGCATGGGCTACGGGGTGCTGGGCATCTGGTGGGGCCTGTGCATCGGGCTCACTGCCGTGGCGGTGACGCTTTTCTGGCGTTTCGAGCGGCTGAGCGCCGGCACTCTCCGGCCCCTGAATACCTGA
- a CDS encoding phosphoribosyltransferase — MEKKSKLHLSWQEIDQLVELLARQIKGKEIDVVLGVSRAGLVPAVMLSHHLGVRDFAVVDIKRTDSDSVNATKSAPVLRGILNESMLKGRNVLLVDDIVGEGLTMRTACGLLRPLCKTLVTSVLVVNQKNLGTATPRDVVDHHGCLIHGWITFPWEGKL, encoded by the coding sequence ATGGAAAAAAAGAGCAAGCTGCATCTGTCCTGGCAAGAGATCGATCAACTGGTGGAACTCCTGGCCCGTCAGATCAAGGGCAAGGAGATCGACGTGGTGCTCGGCGTTTCCCGGGCGGGGCTGGTTCCGGCCGTGATGCTTTCCCACCACCTGGGAGTGAGAGACTTCGCGGTGGTGGACATCAAGCGGACCGACTCGGATTCCGTCAACGCCACCAAGTCCGCCCCCGTGCTGAGGGGCATCCTGAACGAGTCGATGCTCAAGGGGCGCAACGTGTTGCTCGTGGACGACATCGTGGGCGAGGGCCTGACGATGCGGACGGCGTGCGGTCTGCTCCGGCCCCTGTGCAAGACGTTGGTGACCAGCGTCCTGGTGGTCAATCAGAAGAACCTTGGGACGGCCACGCCGCGGGATGTCGTGGACCACCATGGCTGTCTCATCCACGGATGGATCACCTTCCCGTGGGAAGGCAAGCTGTAG
- a CDS encoding 7-carboxy-7-deazaguanine synthase QueE, with product MRPQEDSDGQKLWVQEVFYTLQGEAIFAGQPAVFVRLGGCNLRCYWCDTDFESSTYNPSLDELVAHVESVRPAVCDLIVITGGEPLRQNINPFVTRLLEKGLRVQIETSGSLNLDLPEHPRLFFLCSPKTTKLHPGIAPRISAFKYVVALGETDPQDGLPVMSTQKRDMAARIARPVEGSRVYVMPRDDQDPERNRANMQECARIAMTFGYTLTLQTHKLLGIN from the coding sequence ATGCGTCCGCAGGAGGACTCGGACGGCCAGAAGCTCTGGGTCCAGGAGGTCTTCTACACCCTGCAAGGTGAGGCGATCTTCGCGGGCCAGCCCGCGGTGTTCGTCCGACTCGGCGGGTGCAACCTGCGCTGCTATTGGTGCGACACCGACTTCGAGTCCTCCACCTACAACCCCTCGCTCGACGAACTCGTGGCGCACGTGGAGTCCGTCCGGCCAGCGGTCTGTGATCTGATCGTCATCACCGGTGGGGAACCGCTCCGGCAGAACATCAATCCCTTCGTCACCCGGCTGCTGGAGAAGGGGCTGCGGGTCCAGATCGAGACGAGTGGTTCGCTCAACCTGGATCTGCCCGAGCATCCCCGCCTGTTCTTCCTGTGCAGCCCGAAGACAACCAAGCTGCACCCGGGCATCGCTCCGAGGATTTCCGCGTTCAAGTACGTGGTGGCCTTGGGCGAGACCGATCCCCAGGACGGACTGCCCGTCATGTCGACGCAGAAGCGAGACATGGCCGCGCGCATCGCGCGCCCCGTGGAAGGCTCTCGCGTCTATGTCATGCCTCGCGACGACCAGGATCCGGAGCGCAATCGTGCGAACATGCAGGAGTGCGCGAGGATCGCTATGACGTTTGGATACACGCTGACCCTTCAAACCCACAAACTGCTGGGGATCAACTAA
- a CDS encoding UbiD family decarboxylase, with protein sequence MRSAMQNAKLFIADEPMSPELEMTRFISDWMKKYGEYPTFLFPRVKGFPQAKVVMNLLKRPLLLQSLQLPQENYLQVLHERLQQGRSDVRRSASLATQRLEGLEQVPVMLHQPGDKGRYFTSAVACLHNPETQGYNLGFYRAFVKDSKRCVIFMDPRTDAYRILQAQWASGKKDVPITLHVGGPLSTYLSGASNVPYNQDSYEFASCISGSPLLLDEPGGEYPPAPAEAEFVFRGRILNELDEEAPFGEFKGYYSKSTRSPVMEIDEIYCRPDPHFLGLFCGKESGLTLMSLQNEMLIYHHLRSQGFAVEDVANPLSSFGEFLTLIQSPEPSRELLDAAMQCDKRTKIVVVSQDIRSPLADLAIHDFEVSSMAYMKRGQRRGDRLGLIVRRTEEFHWVEY encoded by the coding sequence ATGCGTTCCGCAATGCAGAATGCGAAGCTGTTCATCGCCGATGAGCCGATGTCTCCAGAACTGGAGATGACCCGCTTCATCAGCGATTGGATGAAGAAGTACGGCGAGTACCCGACGTTCCTGTTTCCCCGGGTCAAGGGCTTTCCGCAGGCCAAGGTCGTCATGAACCTGCTCAAGCGCCCGCTCCTGTTGCAGTCCCTGCAACTCCCGCAGGAAAACTACCTGCAGGTGCTGCACGAGCGGCTTCAGCAGGGCCGGAGCGACGTGCGGCGGTCCGCGAGTCTGGCGACGCAGCGGCTGGAGGGGTTGGAGCAGGTGCCCGTCATGCTGCACCAGCCGGGAGACAAGGGGCGCTACTTCACCTCGGCGGTGGCGTGTCTGCACAACCCGGAGACCCAGGGATACAACCTGGGATTCTACCGTGCGTTCGTCAAGGACTCGAAGCGGTGCGTCATCTTCATGGATCCCCGCACGGATGCGTATCGCATCCTGCAGGCGCAGTGGGCGAGCGGGAAGAAGGACGTGCCCATCACGCTCCACGTTGGCGGACCCTTGTCCACGTACCTCAGCGGTGCGTCCAACGTCCCCTACAACCAGGACAGCTACGAGTTCGCGTCCTGTATCTCTGGCAGCCCGCTGCTGTTGGATGAGCCGGGGGGTGAATACCCGCCCGCGCCAGCCGAGGCCGAGTTCGTGTTCAGGGGCCGGATCCTCAATGAGTTGGACGAGGAGGCGCCCTTCGGTGAGTTCAAGGGTTACTACAGCAAGTCCACGCGCAGTCCGGTGATGGAGATCGATGAGATCTACTGCCGCCCGGATCCTCACTTCCTCGGGCTGTTCTGCGGGAAGGAGAGCGGCCTCACCTTGATGTCCCTGCAGAACGAGATGCTGATCTACCATCATCTCCGGTCCCAAGGCTTCGCGGTGGAGGACGTCGCCAATCCGCTCAGTTCCTTTGGCGAGTTCCTGACGCTGATCCAAAGCCCGGAGCCGAGCCGGGAACTTCTGGACGCCGCGATGCAGTGTGACAAGCGTACCAAGATCGTCGTGGTCTCGCAGGACATCCGGAGCCCGCTCGCGGACCTGGCCATCCACGACTTCGAGGTCTCTTCCATGGCATACATGAAGCGTGGCCAGCGCCGAGGCGACAGGTTGGGCCTCATCGTCCGGCGAACGGAAGAGTTTCACTGGGTCGAGTATTGA
- a CDS encoding 6-pyruvoyl trahydropterin synthase family protein: protein MEQIHAVRRIQFAAGHRVFQHESKCRNLHGHNYVAFFHARAESGLDAIGRVIDFSVLKEKLGGWVDENWDHGFLAWEKDTEALEAIRKVPGQKVYVTKRNPTAENMALELLLEVAPKVLAGTGVTLSRVVLWETENCYAEVQVDVR, encoded by the coding sequence ATGGAGCAGATCCACGCTGTCCGCCGAATCCAGTTCGCGGCGGGCCACCGCGTTTTCCAGCATGAATCGAAGTGCCGTAACCTGCATGGCCACAATTATGTGGCGTTCTTCCATGCCAGGGCGGAGTCGGGACTGGACGCCATCGGGCGCGTCATCGATTTCAGCGTTCTGAAGGAGAAGCTCGGAGGCTGGGTCGACGAGAACTGGGACCACGGCTTTCTCGCCTGGGAGAAGGACACGGAGGCGCTCGAGGCGATTCGCAAGGTTCCCGGGCAGAAGGTGTATGTGACGAAGAGGAACCCCACCGCCGAGAACATGGCGCTGGAGCTGCTTCTGGAAGTGGCGCCGAAGGTGCTCGCGGGCACCGGTGTGACGCTCTCCCGCGTGGTGTTGTGGGAGACGGAGAACTGCTACGCCGAGGTGCAAGTCGATGTACGGTAA
- a CDS encoding adenylosuccinate synthase, with protein MAKNVVVVGLQWGDEGKGKVVDWLTEHAQGVVRFHGGHNAGHTLVVDGVDYKLNLVPSGIVRKGVQCYIGNGVVLEPHHLLAECKALEARGLEVRSRLKVSPGCPLIFSYHSALDIAREAAKGAGKIGTTAKGIGPIHEDKVARRSLHVYDLFHPQRFGEKLKEVLDYHNFVLTQRFGASAISYQAIYDQAMADAEELHPLVADVSAALYQANKAGHNLLFEGAHGTMLDIDHGTYPFVTSSNCVAGQAAAGSGIGPGMLHHVLGIAKAYCTRVGGGPFPSELDIATADTPGYQMSTKGREFGTVTGRKRRCGWLDVAALKRAVQLNGVSSLCITKLDILDGLPELKLCTGYKLDGKTVELLPLGADDVARCEPIYEALPGWKENTFGARSPEALPANARAYLQRIEQLCEVPINTVSTGPAREEMILKQHPLA; from the coding sequence ATGGCGAAGAACGTCGTGGTCGTCGGGTTGCAGTGGGGCGACGAGGGCAAGGGAAAGGTCGTTGATTGGCTGACGGAGCATGCCCAGGGTGTCGTGCGATTCCATGGCGGCCACAACGCCGGACATACCCTCGTCGTCGATGGAGTCGATTACAAGCTCAACCTCGTGCCCTCCGGCATCGTCCGCAAGGGCGTGCAGTGCTACATCGGCAATGGGGTGGTGCTCGAGCCCCACCATCTGCTCGCCGAGTGCAAGGCCTTGGAAGCACGTGGGTTGGAGGTGCGCTCGCGCCTCAAGGTGAGCCCTGGATGTCCGCTCATCTTCAGCTACCACTCCGCGCTCGATATCGCGAGGGAGGCGGCGAAGGGGGCCGGAAAGATTGGGACCACCGCCAAGGGAATTGGTCCGATCCATGAAGACAAGGTGGCACGCCGCTCACTGCACGTCTACGACCTGTTCCACCCCCAGCGCTTCGGCGAGAAGCTCAAGGAGGTGCTCGACTACCACAACTTCGTGTTGACCCAGCGCTTCGGCGCCAGCGCGATTTCCTATCAAGCGATCTACGATCAGGCGATGGCGGACGCGGAGGAACTCCACCCGCTGGTGGCGGACGTGTCCGCGGCGCTGTACCAGGCGAACAAGGCTGGCCACAACCTGCTGTTCGAAGGCGCGCACGGCACGATGCTCGACATCGACCATGGCACGTACCCATTCGTCACCTCGAGCAACTGCGTCGCGGGTCAAGCGGCGGCCGGGTCTGGCATTGGCCCGGGAATGCTGCATCACGTCCTCGGCATCGCCAAGGCCTACTGCACCCGCGTGGGCGGCGGCCCGTTCCCGAGCGAGTTGGATATCGCGACGGCCGATACGCCTGGATACCAGATGTCGACCAAGGGGCGTGAGTTCGGCACGGTGACCGGCCGCAAGCGCCGCTGTGGCTGGCTCGATGTGGCCGCGCTCAAGCGCGCGGTGCAACTCAACGGCGTTTCCAGCCTGTGTATCACCAAGCTCGACATCCTCGATGGCTTGCCGGAGCTCAAGCTCTGCACCGGTTACAAGCTCGATGGGAAGACCGTGGAGCTCCTGCCACTCGGAGCCGACGACGTGGCCCGCTGCGAGCCCATCTACGAAGCGCTGCCTGGCTGGAAGGAAAATACCTTCGGCGCCAGGTCCCCCGAGGCGCTGCCGGCCAACGCTCGCGCCTATCTCCAGCGCATCGAGCAGCTGTGCGAGGTTCCGATCAACACGGTTTCGACGGGCCCCGCGCGCGAGGAGATGATCCTCAAGCAGCACCCGCTCGCCTGA
- a CDS encoding HAD family hydrolase — MVTTIGFDADDTLWHNENLFADVQVLFRQLLAQYHSAEWIDRKLLDVERRNLEYFGYGAKGFALSMIETAIELTEGRVTGAEIQRIVDAVKSLLKGPTNLLEGARETVSALTNSHRLLLITKGDLLEQEAKLVRSGLADLFHGVEIISEKNTDSYRRILAKHGVKAQEFLMVGNSVRSDILPVVELGGQAVHVPYHLTWAHEVVDSSSSAQSFATLARLGDLVAHVKNL; from the coding sequence ATGGTGACGACGATTGGGTTCGACGCGGACGACACGCTCTGGCACAACGAGAACCTCTTCGCGGATGTGCAGGTTTTGTTCCGGCAGCTGCTCGCTCAATACCACTCCGCCGAGTGGATTGACCGCAAGCTGCTGGATGTGGAGCGCCGCAACCTGGAGTATTTCGGTTATGGGGCGAAAGGCTTCGCCCTGTCGATGATCGAGACGGCCATCGAGCTGACCGAGGGGCGCGTCACGGGCGCTGAAATCCAGCGGATCGTCGATGCGGTGAAATCCCTGCTCAAGGGGCCCACCAACCTCCTGGAGGGAGCGCGGGAGACCGTGAGCGCGCTGACGAACTCCCACCGCCTGCTGCTCATCACCAAGGGCGATCTCCTCGAGCAGGAGGCCAAGCTGGTGCGTTCTGGGCTGGCGGATTTGTTCCACGGGGTGGAAATCATCTCGGAAAAGAACACCGACTCCTACCGGCGCATCCTGGCGAAGCATGGGGTGAAGGCCCAGGAGTTCCTGATGGTGGGCAACTCCGTGCGCTCGGACATCCTCCCCGTGGTGGAGTTGGGGGGGCAGGCGGTCCATGTACCCTATCACCTCACGTGGGCCCACGAGGTGGTCGATAGCTCCAGCTCCGCCCAGAGCTTCGCGACGTTGGCGCGCCTGGGTGATCTCGTGGCGCATGTGAAGAACCTGTGA
- a CDS encoding carbohydrate kinase family protein translates to MISQHSHAGAARPESRVSSRKGVRVTVIGSVLADYVIHQANDDVAGMPFRHGGVARNVAENLGWMGARVELVTLLSPDGIGAEMRARLERAGVHVRARETEGGVGRFVGLMGAGGEVRRQQLVTPPYERLDWAFVQEQLGSDGGYVVLETGLRPELLASLAAHARALGLTTVAMPTRIYDIGLPMEVLRGFHGIVANGQEFSTLLGMPIQDTAAAEAGVRRLLEEGLTWAIVTLGAQGVVAGHAQQEIRFYPAPPAQVVSTLGAGDAFASGFIGGMCLHGDFSCAIRGGLEAARRTVEVAEAVRSGPCEEVLMRTSEGRPAW, encoded by the coding sequence ATGATTTCCCAGCATTCCCACGCAGGTGCGGCCAGGCCCGAGTCCCGAGTGTCCTCGAGGAAGGGCGTTCGAGTGACCGTCATCGGCTCTGTCCTGGCCGACTATGTGATCCATCAGGCGAACGATGATGTGGCGGGAATGCCATTCCGGCACGGCGGCGTGGCACGCAACGTGGCCGAGAATCTCGGATGGATGGGCGCGCGGGTGGAGTTGGTGACGCTGCTCAGTCCGGATGGCATTGGCGCCGAGATGAGAGCGCGATTGGAGCGGGCCGGTGTTCACGTCCGCGCGCGTGAGACGGAGGGGGGCGTTGGGCGGTTCGTGGGCTTGATGGGCGCGGGGGGAGAGGTGCGGCGGCAGCAGCTCGTCACGCCTCCTTATGAGCGGTTGGATTGGGCATTCGTCCAGGAGCAGCTGGGTTCGGACGGAGGCTACGTGGTGTTGGAGACGGGGCTTCGGCCGGAGTTGTTGGCCAGCCTGGCCGCGCATGCGCGAGCCCTGGGTCTCACCACGGTCGCCATGCCCACCCGCATTTACGACATTGGGCTGCCCATGGAGGTGTTGCGCGGCTTCCACGGGATCGTGGCCAATGGCCAGGAGTTCTCCACCCTGCTCGGTATGCCCATCCAGGACACCGCGGCGGCCGAGGCTGGTGTCCGTCGCCTGCTGGAGGAGGGTCTGACATGGGCCATCGTCACGCTGGGCGCGCAGGGCGTGGTCGCGGGCCACGCTCAGCAGGAGATCCGTTTCTACCCGGCGCCTCCCGCCCAGGTCGTCTCGACGCTGGGCGCGGGAGATGCATTCGCCTCGGGCTTCATCGGAGGGATGTGCTTACACGGCGACTTCTCCTGTGCGATAAGGGGCGGCCTTGAGGCGGCCCGCAGAACGGTCGAGGTGGCGGAAGCCGTGCGCTCGGGCCCGTGCGAAGAAGTTTTGATGAGAACGAGTGAGGGGAGGCCCGCATGGTGA
- the folE gene encoding GTP cyclohydrolase I FolE → MSSLRLQPVSSETTTDDAAEPVSADDLRFEKNIEEILGLVGEDTSREGLLETPRRVRKAWREWTEGYAMEPNRVLKSFVDGASDRDEMVLVRDIPVYSHCEHHLAPFFGVAHVCYIPTGRIVGLSKLPRLVDIFSRRLQVQERLTQQIAQALDDCLSPQGVGVIVQCRHLCMESRGIRSRKAETTTAAYRGLLKTDLSMRAEFMERTR, encoded by the coding sequence ATGAGTTCACTGCGATTGCAGCCCGTTTCGAGCGAGACGACGACCGACGACGCCGCCGAGCCGGTGTCGGCGGATGACCTGCGCTTCGAGAAGAACATCGAGGAAATCCTCGGCCTGGTGGGAGAGGACACCAGCCGGGAGGGCCTTCTCGAGACGCCCCGCCGCGTGCGCAAGGCCTGGCGGGAGTGGACGGAGGGCTACGCCATGGAGCCCAACCGCGTCCTCAAGAGCTTCGTGGATGGCGCCTCGGATCGGGACGAGATGGTCCTGGTGCGCGACATCCCCGTCTATTCCCACTGCGAGCACCACCTGGCGCCCTTCTTCGGCGTCGCTCACGTCTGCTACATCCCGACGGGTCGCATCGTGGGCCTTTCCAAGCTGCCCCGCCTGGTGGATATCTTCTCCCGGCGCTTGCAGGTCCAGGAGCGGCTGACCCAGCAGATCGCCCAGGCGCTCGATGATTGCCTCTCTCCGCAGGGCGTGGGCGTCATCGTCCAGTGCCGCCATCTGTGCATGGAGTCGCGGGGCATCCGCAGCCGCAAGGCGGAGACCACCACGGCGGCCTACCGGGGCCTGCTCAAGACCGACTTGAGCATGCGCGCCGAGTTCATGGAACGCACCCGCTAG
- a CDS encoding UbiX family flavin prenyltransferase, which yields MKRIVVGITGASGAIYAKRVVELLTEAGVHVHLAMSGLGRRLLHDELGMKQFDANTLAGGRSHLLTMYQSSDMGATIASGSFPHDGMIIVPCSSNTMAAIASGVTSTLVHRVASVTLKERRRLVVAHRETPLSHIDILNMQRLSEAGAVIVPLAPGFYMMPKTISDLVDFMAGRLLDLVGVPHSLNTRWEQQSLKGPVAGD from the coding sequence ATGAAGCGAATTGTCGTTGGGATCACGGGCGCGAGCGGAGCGATCTACGCCAAGCGAGTGGTCGAGCTGTTGACGGAGGCGGGCGTCCACGTCCATCTGGCCATGTCGGGGCTTGGCAGACGGCTGCTCCACGATGAGCTGGGGATGAAACAGTTCGACGCCAATACCCTGGCGGGAGGACGCTCCCACCTCCTGACGATGTACCAAAGCAGTGACATGGGGGCCACCATCGCCTCCGGTTCATTTCCCCACGACGGGATGATCATCGTGCCGTGCTCCAGCAACACGATGGCCGCGATCGCCTCGGGGGTGACGAGCACGCTGGTTCACCGGGTGGCGAGCGTGACGCTCAAGGAGCGTCGGCGGCTCGTCGTCGCGCACCGCGAGACACCGTTGAGCCACATCGACATCCTCAACATGCAGCGGTTGAGTGAGGCGGGTGCCGTCATCGTGCCGTTGGCACCGGGCTTCTACATGATGCCCAAGACGATCTCCGATCTCGTGGACTTCATGGCGGGCCGACTCCTGGATCTCGTGGGGGTTCCGCATTCGCTCAACACACGCTGGGAGCAGCAGTCCCTCAAGGGTCCCGTCGCGGGCGACTGA
- the guaB gene encoding IMP dehydrogenase: MITKNSPITMGLTFDDVLLIPRKTSATSRGIVDISNQLSPRIRVHLPIVSANTPWCTESALAIAMARNGGIGFIHRMCLPEHQAEQVRLTKAAACSASEFPLASKDKDGRLLVGAAIGVRDDYLARAELLVRSGADILVIDIAHGHADYALETISLIKSRYPNVEIVAGNIATGEAARDLINAGADVLKVGVGPGSVCTTRIVTGAGVPQLTAILDCVDVARPHRIPVIADGGIRSSGDMAKALAAGASTVMLGSLLAGTDESVAALMEVDGVKYKVSTGFVTLGVKLTLKRLENQKVTKEEFNRYTPEGIEATFRYSGTAADTLAQYAGGIRSSYSYSGATNTAEFLEKAAFMQVSPAGFAEGKPHAQTSSKQVHPDYSKLLVD; this comes from the coding sequence ATGATCACCAAGAACAGCCCCATCACCATGGGGCTCACCTTCGACGACGTCCTGCTGATTCCGCGCAAGACCTCGGCCACCAGCCGCGGCATCGTCGACATCTCGAACCAGCTGTCGCCGCGCATCCGGGTCCACCTGCCCATCGTGTCAGCCAACACGCCCTGGTGCACGGAGTCCGCGCTGGCCATCGCCATGGCCCGCAACGGAGGCATCGGCTTCATCCACCGCATGTGCCTGCCGGAGCACCAGGCGGAGCAGGTGCGGTTGACCAAGGCAGCGGCCTGTAGCGCCTCGGAGTTTCCCCTTGCCTCGAAGGACAAGGATGGACGGTTGCTGGTCGGAGCCGCCATTGGCGTGAGGGATGACTACCTGGCGCGCGCGGAGCTGCTGGTGCGCAGCGGGGCGGACATCCTCGTCATCGACATCGCGCATGGGCACGCGGATTACGCGCTCGAGACCATCTCGCTCATCAAGTCCCGCTACCCCAACGTGGAGATCGTCGCGGGCAACATCGCCACGGGCGAGGCCGCGCGAGACCTCATCAACGCGGGCGCGGACGTCTTGAAGGTGGGCGTGGGTCCTGGCTCCGTCTGCACCACGCGCATCGTCACCGGCGCGGGCGTTCCCCAGCTGACGGCCATCCTCGACTGCGTCGATGTGGCGCGCCCCCACCGGATTCCCGTCATCGCCGATGGCGGCATCCGCTCCTCCGGAGACATGGCCAAGGCGCTCGCGGCGGGTGCCTCGACGGTCATGCTCGGCAGCCTGCTGGCGGGAACCGATGAGAGCGTGGCGGCGCTCATGGAGGTCGATGGCGTCAAGTACAAGGTCTCCACGGGCTTCGTGACCCTGGGCGTGAAGCTCACCCTCAAGCGGCTCGAGAATCAGAAGGTCACGAAGGAGGAATTCAACCGCTACACGCCCGAGGGCATCGAGGCCACCTTCCGCTACTCGGGCACCGCCGCCGACACGCTGGCCCAGTACGCCGGAGGCATTCGCTCCAGCTACAGCTACAGCGGCGCGACGAACACGGCCGAGTTCCTGGAGAAGGCCGCCTTCATGCAGGTCTCTCCCGCGGGCTTCGCCGAGGGCAAGCCGCACGCCCAGACCTCCTCCAAGCAGGTGCATCCGGACTACTCGAAGCTCCTGGTCGATTGA